One genomic segment of Acinetobacter sp. C26M includes these proteins:
- the ispD gene encoding 2-C-methyl-D-erythritol 4-phosphate cytidylyltransferase → MKTQTKLWAVVPAAGSGSRFSKTELKQYQYIQDRTVLEHTVNRLNTLDLAGCVLAIGAQDNFAKTLPFQQKNKLHFCLGGAERVHSVLNALIYLSDIAHEDDWVLVHDAARPCVTVNCLTSLVESAQHSNQSAILAIPVRDTLKHVVSQNQIEKTVSREFLWQAQTPQMAKLGILKNAIKTALAEQVTITDEASALEHINEPVQVVQGRSDNIKITYADDLELARLILQSQSHS, encoded by the coding sequence ATGAAAACCCAGACTAAGCTGTGGGCGGTTGTACCAGCAGCAGGTTCGGGCAGTCGTTTTTCAAAAACTGAATTAAAACAATACCAATATATTCAAGATCGTACTGTACTTGAACACACGGTTAATCGACTGAATACCTTGGATTTGGCCGGCTGTGTACTTGCCATTGGTGCACAAGATAATTTTGCTAAAACACTTCCTTTTCAGCAAAAAAATAAGCTCCATTTTTGTTTGGGTGGCGCAGAGCGAGTACATTCTGTTTTAAACGCCTTGATCTATTTATCTGATATTGCACATGAAGATGATTGGGTATTAGTCCATGACGCTGCACGGCCATGTGTCACAGTAAATTGTCTAACAAGCTTGGTTGAGTCTGCCCAGCATTCAAATCAAAGTGCAATTTTAGCGATCCCTGTGCGTGATACGCTTAAACATGTCGTAAGCCAAAACCAGATTGAGAAAACTGTAAGCCGTGAATTTTTGTGGCAGGCACAGACACCACAAATGGCCAAATTGGGCATTCTTAAGAATGCGATTAAAACAGCACTGGCAGAGCAAGTTACAATTACAGATGAAGCAAGTGCTTTAGAACATATAAATGAACCTGTGCAAGTGGTGCAAGGGCGTTCAGACAATATCAAGATTACCTATGCAGATGATTTAGAGCTTGCTAGATTAATTCTGCAATCCCAAAGCCATTCTTAA
- the ftsB gene encoding cell division protein FtsB — protein MIEMFRSTSSKLILVLVIALVASLQYQFWLGEGGYFPHQALTQQIKQQAEINTELKERNRILAAEVFDLKNGSEAIEEHARLDLGLIKPNETFVQMSTISTHYKPIYIDPNAKEDTATNENPD, from the coding sequence ATGATAGAGATGTTTCGATCGACCTCGAGTAAATTGATTCTAGTGCTTGTTATCGCTTTGGTGGCAAGCTTACAGTATCAATTTTGGCTAGGTGAGGGTGGTTATTTTCCTCACCAAGCTTTAACTCAGCAAATTAAGCAGCAGGCAGAAATTAATACTGAACTCAAAGAGCGAAATCGTATTTTAGCGGCTGAAGTTTTTGACTTAAAAAATGGCAGCGAAGCCATTGAAGAACATGCACGTTTAGATTTAGGTTTGATTAAACCGAATGAAACCTTTGTGCAAATGAGTACCATTAGTACCCATTACAAACCAATTTATATCGATCCAAACGCAAAAGAAGACACTGCAACCAATGAAAACCCAGACTAA